One window of Corynebacterium accolens genomic DNA carries:
- a CDS encoding oxygenase MpaB family protein, giving the protein MTNTMSLGTVGEWPAGRGDKDEFIATFGQERADRYHEAFWKMDPVADALFTSGHTVKEIMPNLRDALARGTANEDTFPEVAALIEDMTKALDGIDAEKLERGRRVYLSIPPLSHGLALGPGSLVHTYSTPAIADLLVNTGELTDGAVKRLAYTTNWTYSLYLPDALQPGGEGFIHTGMVRAIHAHVRRVHTRKELDYSHYGAPISEFDMLRTWFDFTYIPYAGLRKMGWKLTAEEEKDAFYLWKIAGRMLGISADLFEGEDGVEASQETMDAIHTVDGEINESARKLVDALMDGFVVNAKELTGMPDDTLADWTAAHVRIIHGDEIADACGVADSVMRPILQMEAPLVQERFDLLRQDSEALEAEIQKNEEAVRQMLTRDATYMKQDEGIKMKDGSVVAAS; this is encoded by the coding sequence ATGACTAACACTATGTCCCTAGGCACCGTCGGCGAGTGGCCTGCCGGCCGCGGCGATAAGGATGAATTCATCGCCACCTTTGGCCAAGAGCGCGCCGACCGCTACCACGAGGCTTTTTGGAAGATGGACCCGGTGGCCGATGCGCTTTTTACCAGCGGCCACACGGTCAAGGAAATCATGCCTAACCTGCGCGATGCCCTTGCCCGCGGCACCGCCAACGAGGACACCTTCCCCGAGGTTGCCGCCCTTATTGAGGACATGACCAAGGCACTTGACGGCATCGACGCCGAAAAGCTGGAGCGCGGCCGCCGCGTCTACCTGTCCATCCCGCCGCTCAGCCACGGCCTGGCGTTGGGCCCGGGCTCGCTGGTCCACACCTATTCCACCCCGGCGATCGCGGACCTGCTGGTCAACACCGGTGAGCTTACCGATGGCGCCGTCAAGCGCCTTGCCTACACCACCAACTGGACCTATTCGCTCTACCTGCCGGATGCGCTGCAGCCCGGCGGCGAGGGCTTCATTCACACCGGCATGGTGCGCGCCATCCACGCCCACGTGCGGCGCGTGCACACCCGCAAGGAGCTGGACTACTCCCACTACGGCGCGCCGATCAGCGAGTTCGACATGCTGCGTACCTGGTTCGATTTCACCTACATTCCGTACGCTGGCCTGCGCAAAATGGGCTGGAAGCTCACCGCGGAAGAAGAAAAAGACGCGTTCTACCTGTGGAAGATTGCCGGGCGCATGCTGGGCATTTCCGCGGACCTTTTCGAAGGCGAAGATGGGGTAGAGGCCTCCCAGGAGACCATGGATGCTATCCACACCGTCGACGGCGAGATCAACGAATCGGCCCGCAAGCTTGTCGATGCCCTCATGGACGGCTTCGTCGTCAACGCCAAGGAACTCACGGGCATGCCCGATGACACCCTAGCGGACTGGACCGCCGCGCACGTGCGCATCATTCACGGCGATGAGATCGCCGATGCCTGCGGCGTGGCCGATTCCGTCATGCGCCCCATCCTGCAAATGGAGGCACCGCTGGTGCAGGAGCGCTTTGACCTCCTCCGCCAAGACTCGGAGGCGCTCGAGGCGGAAATCCAGAAGAACGAGGAGGCGGTGCGCCAGATGCTCACCCGCGATGCCACCTATATGAAGCAGGATGAGGGCATCAAGATGAAGGATGGCTCGGTCGTCGCGGCCTCCTAA
- a CDS encoding PDR/VanB family oxidoreductase — MPSSPSQPAPQLADAPSTTATVHNITAVAEDLAVIEFSLDGDAQLTDYSPGCHVDITLPGANGEMLTRQYSVFEMAGASSPAAGQQERPTYGVAVKREKNSTGGSIAMLKLRRGDSFKISQAFNNFELVAHAGYYVLVGAGVGITPMLSMAQSLERENKPYIVLFFARDSHHAVLLEQLRETCGDKLIEVFGRPRDKQADIYRHLLGQAPKETAFYVCGPQGFMDSAKKIALDYLPEHAFHWENFHPDLQALSGEKNAGAGDGPFEVEFCGETVEIPENKTVLEVLEDLDLPVKSRCLEGTCSTCLMRVVEGEPDHRDSVYDAQMYAEGAFAPCVSRALSPKLTLERWRQ, encoded by the coding sequence ATGCCAAGTTCTCCTTCTCAACCCGCGCCCCAGCTTGCCGATGCCCCCTCCACCACCGCCACGGTGCACAATATCACCGCTGTAGCGGAAGACCTTGCGGTCATCGAGTTTTCACTGGACGGTGATGCGCAGCTCACGGATTACTCCCCCGGCTGCCACGTCGATATCACCCTCCCGGGAGCTAACGGTGAGATGCTTACCCGCCAGTACTCGGTTTTTGAGATGGCCGGTGCCTCTTCCCCTGCTGCTGGCCAACAGGAACGGCCAACGTATGGAGTCGCGGTAAAGCGGGAGAAAAACTCCACGGGTGGCTCGATTGCGATGCTCAAACTGCGCCGCGGGGATAGCTTTAAGATTTCGCAGGCATTCAATAACTTCGAGCTCGTGGCACACGCCGGCTACTACGTCCTAGTTGGTGCCGGCGTGGGCATTACCCCCATGCTCTCTATGGCCCAATCCCTCGAGCGCGAGAACAAGCCGTATATCGTGCTCTTTTTTGCGCGCGATAGCCACCACGCGGTGCTGCTCGAGCAATTGCGCGAGACCTGCGGCGATAAGCTCATCGAGGTCTTTGGCCGCCCGCGCGACAAACAGGCAGATATCTACCGGCACCTGCTGGGGCAGGCGCCAAAGGAGACAGCCTTTTATGTCTGCGGCCCACAAGGCTTTATGGATTCTGCGAAAAAAATCGCGCTCGACTACTTGCCCGAGCACGCCTTCCACTGGGAGAACTTCCACCCCGATCTCCAAGCGCTATCCGGTGAGAAAAACGCCGGGGCCGGCGACGGTCCGTTCGAGGTGGAATTTTGCGGCGAGACGGTAGAAATCCCAGAAAATAAAACGGTCCTAGAGGTCCTCGAGGATCTCGATCTGCCCGTAAAATCGCGCTGCTTGGAAGGCACGTGCAGCACCTGCCTGATGCGCGTGGTCGAGGGCGAACCAGATCACCGCGATTCCGTCTATGACGCGCAAATGTATGCCGAGGGCGCCTTCGCGCCGTGCGTCTCCCGCGCACTAAGCCCCAAGCTCACCTTGGAGCGCTGGCGGCAATAG
- a CDS encoding NAD-dependent succinate-semialdehyde dehydrogenase — protein MSKDFAVTNPATNEVVEKFDTFSDEQIQEALAKSNEAFQTWRETPIEERAKIVSRAAELFKERKGELAKIAAQEMGKSTPEGEWEINFSGDILQFYADNAPEHNKDQPVDVPGGKATLRRLPIGTLLGIMPWNYPFYQVARFAGPNLMNGNCIILKHAEITPKSAAVIEEIFREAGLPEGVYINVYADHKQIEEIIGDKRVQGVSLTGSERAGAAVAEIAGRNLKKVVLELGSTDPYIILDAADVTKAAEEAWVKRIENVGQACTSNKRIIVMEDIYDEFVDEMVRIAEGMKQADPTQPGENQYYPMSSREAAENLDKQVKNAVDNGAKVRTGGNLHETAAYYEPTVLTDVPVGSDSYYEEFFGPVAEIYKVSSEKEAVELANNSNYGLGGAVFSDDTERATKVADQIETGMIHVNLGQYFSPVLPFGGVKNSGFGRELSVFALDEFVNKQYLYIND, from the coding sequence ATGTCCAAGGATTTTGCGGTAACTAACCCCGCTACCAATGAAGTAGTAGAGAAATTCGACACCTTTAGCGATGAGCAGATCCAAGAGGCTCTGGCTAAGTCCAACGAGGCTTTCCAGACCTGGCGCGAGACCCCAATTGAGGAGCGCGCCAAGATTGTGTCCCGTGCAGCGGAACTTTTTAAGGAGCGCAAGGGCGAGCTGGCCAAGATTGCCGCACAGGAGATGGGTAAGTCCACCCCAGAAGGCGAGTGGGAAATTAACTTCTCCGGCGATATCCTGCAGTTCTACGCAGACAACGCCCCAGAGCACAACAAGGACCAGCCGGTTGACGTGCCAGGCGGCAAGGCCACCCTGCGCCGTCTGCCCATTGGTACCCTGCTGGGCATCATGCCGTGGAACTACCCCTTCTACCAGGTCGCCCGCTTCGCCGGACCGAACCTGATGAACGGCAACTGCATCATCTTGAAGCACGCCGAAATTACCCCGAAGTCCGCTGCAGTCATCGAGGAGATCTTCCGCGAGGCTGGCCTGCCAGAGGGCGTGTACATCAACGTATACGCCGACCACAAGCAGATTGAAGAGATCATCGGGGACAAGCGCGTCCAGGGCGTATCCCTGACCGGTTCCGAGCGCGCCGGTGCCGCTGTGGCTGAGATCGCCGGCCGCAACCTGAAGAAGGTTGTGCTGGAGCTTGGCAGCACCGACCCCTACATCATTCTGGACGCAGCCGATGTCACCAAGGCTGCCGAGGAAGCTTGGGTCAAGCGCATCGAGAACGTTGGCCAGGCTTGCACCTCCAACAAGCGCATCATCGTCATGGAAGACATCTACGATGAGTTCGTCGATGAAATGGTCCGCATTGCTGAGGGCATGAAGCAGGCTGACCCAACCCAGCCGGGTGAGAACCAGTACTACCCAATGTCCTCCCGCGAAGCAGCAGAGAACTTGGACAAGCAGGTCAAGAACGCTGTGGACAACGGCGCTAAGGTCCGCACCGGCGGCAATCTGCACGAGACCGCCGCATACTACGAGCCGACCGTGCTTACCGATGTCCCCGTTGGTTCCGACTCCTACTACGAAGAGTTCTTCGGCCCAGTAGCAGAGATCTACAAGGTTTCCTCCGAGAAGGAAGCCGTAGAGCTGGCCAACAACTCCAACTACGGCCTGGGCGGTGCCGTCTTCTCCGATGACACCGAGCGCGCCACCAAGGTTGCTGACCAGATCGAGACCGGCATGATTCACGTCAACCTGGGCCAGTACTTCTCCCCAGTGCTGCCGTTCGGTGGCGTCAAGAACTCCGGCTTCGGCCGCGAGCTCTCCGTCTTCGCGCTGGACGAGTTCGTGAACAAGCAGTACCTCTACATCAACGACTAA
- the rhuM gene encoding RhuM family protein has product MGIAKNFLNESEAKNMRRLTTMFLDYAEDQAEMGKAMLLKDWVEKTDAWLVFNEREVLKGYGKGNTIRQ; this is encoded by the coding sequence ATGGGCATAGCTAAAAACTTCCTCAACGAAAGCGAAGCTAAAAACATGCGCAGGCTAACCACAATGTTCCTAGACTACGCAGAAGACCAAGCCGAGATGGGCAAAGCCATGCTCTTAAAAGACTGGGTAGAAAAGACAGATGCCTGGCTCGTCTTCAACGAACGTGAAGTCCTCAAAGGATACGGGAAAGGAAACACAATCAGGCAGTAA
- a CDS encoding ImmA/IrrE family metallo-endopeptidase has product MIEALIQAAEARGYRIRWHRGGPKAAWVPSQNTITVQIGMDDATTLCSLAHELGHAHYGDAPTGNGHLDQRQEQRADMYAARLLISPVEFEAAVIWHQDHLPAIADELEVTQHLLNTWLRNTQLAA; this is encoded by the coding sequence ATGATTGAAGCTCTTATTCAGGCGGCCGAAGCCCGTGGCTACCGCATCCGGTGGCACCGCGGCGGGCCAAAAGCAGCGTGGGTACCAAGCCAGAACACAATCACTGTACAGATAGGCATGGATGACGCCACCACCCTATGCTCCCTAGCCCACGAACTCGGCCACGCCCACTACGGCGACGCGCCCACCGGCAACGGGCATCTTGACCAGCGTCAAGAACAACGCGCTGACATGTACGCCGCCCGGCTACTCATCAGCCCCGTTGAGTTTGAAGCCGCCGTCATCTGGCACCAAGACCACCTGCCGGCCATAGCCGACGAGCTCGAAGTCACCCAGCATCTACTAAACACGTGGCTCCGCAACACACAACTAGCCGCGTAA
- a CDS encoding tyrosine-type recombinase/integrase — protein sequence MAEVAVSWQDNLSRLKPKTQHDMLAVWRNHVEPKWAARQVANIKPSEVQGWVSGMDRSASLVRQAHAVLAQILDLAVMDRAIRENPARGVKLPRKDPTKKVYLTAQQLGLFVDECTRYKELVWLLGTVGLRWGEAAALRVRDVNVLRNRISVERNAVTVGSQVIIGTPKTHEVREVAVPATVMRMLAPVMDGKGPDELLWPRHDGTPMKPPTHGKWYYNALNRCMEKYPSFPRVTPHGLRHVAAGLMVSAGANVKAIQRQLGHSSAAMTLDVYADLFDEDLEAVGSAVEEKISGVVDLSCLGA from the coding sequence GTGGCAGAGGTGGCAGTATCGTGGCAGGATAACCTGTCTCGGCTTAAGCCTAAAACGCAGCATGACATGCTGGCAGTCTGGCGGAATCACGTTGAGCCCAAATGGGCGGCACGGCAAGTGGCAAACATTAAACCGTCCGAAGTGCAGGGCTGGGTATCTGGCATGGATAGGTCAGCGTCTCTAGTGCGTCAGGCTCATGCGGTGCTCGCGCAGATTCTTGACCTAGCCGTAATGGACAGGGCGATTCGAGAGAATCCGGCCCGCGGCGTGAAACTACCGCGTAAAGATCCAACCAAGAAGGTGTATCTTACAGCGCAACAGCTTGGACTGTTCGTTGATGAATGCACCCGATATAAAGAATTGGTGTGGCTACTCGGCACCGTGGGCCTTAGATGGGGTGAAGCCGCAGCGCTGCGTGTTAGGGATGTAAATGTGCTGCGAAATCGTATCAGCGTGGAGCGCAACGCTGTCACAGTCGGTAGTCAGGTCATCATCGGTACCCCTAAGACGCATGAGGTGCGTGAGGTTGCGGTGCCGGCGACCGTGATGCGGATGCTGGCACCTGTGATGGACGGCAAGGGCCCGGACGAGTTGTTGTGGCCGCGTCATGACGGCACACCGATGAAGCCACCGACGCATGGGAAGTGGTATTACAACGCTCTCAACCGCTGTATGGAGAAGTACCCTAGTTTCCCGCGAGTAACGCCACATGGGCTTAGGCACGTGGCAGCGGGGTTGATGGTGTCCGCTGGGGCGAATGTCAAGGCTATTCAGCGTCAGCTTGGGCATTCTTCGGCGGCGATGACGCTTGATGTTTATGCAGATCTCTTTGATGAAGATTTGGAGGCGGTGGGTAGTGCCGTGGAGGAAAAAATTTCGGGTGTCGTGGATTTGTCGTGCCTGGGGGCTTAA
- a CDS encoding oxygenase MpaB family protein has product MTAPTDTRTEPKVLPMSDNPYEDFRYFYRDGMDLRPAPKRRVDKPGWSTLRHNIFDHWHTVHDEWEGYDTQQTRLLDDHMWQTDELGAALAESFRRDGAKESRAKFEQALNHGIETVEDPAPELVDFFKEVDRIPEWLDLEAAERGRVAYYNVTRTSEVLAIAFAYWATTMEDRTSAATGETGMFEFKAMQRSIETAQFFTDLGKKDVFDRFGEGRKAAVRVRLLHSQANRGLEKMWGKEHYNEFGRPIGSSFLVSGEGWFGMMPLAIDERFGRPHSGQDWDDVAQYWGYILYMMGAEERLIPKTGDEMRKMTDFIYANGGYSSTYHERVATALMSILETIHPLVPKMALGALTTICGVEDTKFMVKGTRWEKVNYKPWAVLYRGAARAEAKVARLRDKLPGAQKAKIKRANKNKPPWSDVTAVIKAHIAKNEPETKSDYTLHDDSKEARS; this is encoded by the coding sequence ATGACTGCTCCTACTGATACTCGGACGGAACCAAAGGTTCTGCCCATGTCCGATAATCCCTATGAGGATTTCCGTTACTTCTATCGCGATGGCATGGACCTGCGCCCGGCGCCGAAGCGCCGCGTGGACAAGCCCGGCTGGTCCACCCTGCGCCACAATATTTTTGACCACTGGCACACCGTTCATGATGAGTGGGAAGGCTACGACACCCAGCAGACTCGTTTGCTCGATGACCACATGTGGCAGACCGATGAACTGGGCGCCGCGTTGGCAGAATCTTTCCGCCGCGATGGTGCCAAGGAATCGCGCGCAAAGTTCGAGCAGGCGCTCAACCACGGCATCGAGACGGTAGAAGACCCCGCGCCGGAGCTGGTGGACTTCTTCAAAGAGGTAGACCGCATTCCGGAGTGGCTGGATCTTGAGGCCGCAGAGCGCGGCCGCGTGGCCTACTACAACGTCACGCGCACCTCAGAGGTTCTGGCCATCGCCTTTGCATACTGGGCCACCACGATGGAGGACCGCACATCGGCGGCCACGGGCGAGACCGGCATGTTCGAGTTCAAGGCCATGCAGCGCTCCATTGAAACGGCGCAATTCTTCACGGATTTGGGCAAGAAGGACGTCTTCGACCGCTTCGGTGAAGGCCGCAAGGCCGCCGTGCGCGTGCGCCTGCTGCATTCCCAAGCTAATCGCGGCTTGGAGAAGATGTGGGGCAAGGAGCACTACAACGAATTCGGCCGGCCAATTGGCTCCAGCTTCCTGGTCTCCGGTGAGGGCTGGTTCGGGATGATGCCACTGGCCATCGACGAGCGCTTTGGCCGCCCCCACTCCGGCCAGGACTGGGACGATGTGGCCCAGTACTGGGGATACATCCTTTATATGATGGGGGCCGAAGAGCGCCTCATCCCCAAGACTGGCGATGAAATGCGCAAGATGACGGATTTCATCTACGCCAATGGCGGGTATTCCTCCACCTATCACGAGCGCGTGGCCACTGCCTTGATGAGCATTCTAGAAACCATCCACCCGCTGGTTCCCAAGATGGCGCTTGGTGCGCTGACCACCATTTGCGGCGTGGAAGATACGAAATTCATGGTTAAGGGTACGCGCTGGGAAAAGGTGAACTACAAGCCGTGGGCCGTCCTGTATCGGGGTGCCGCGCGGGCAGAAGCCAAGGTTGCCCGCCTGCGGGACAAGCTGCCGGGTGCGCAAAAGGCAAAGATAAAGCGTGCCAATAAGAATAAGCCGCCATGGTCCGATGTCACCGCGGTGATCAAGGCACACATCGCGAAAAACGAGCCCGAGACCAAGTCCGATTACACGCTGCACGATGACTCTAAAGAAGCCCGCAGCTAA
- a CDS encoding 6-carboxyhexanoate--CoA ligase, with protein sequence MTYFSVRMRSDSAGQHISGAERIVREHEVPAVCAALSERALAHPKGMAENTFITVEALAESDILHVPSVGVKEEAVQSPSQAREVIEELLRPMTAHSQVVIEETFTARNMRGAMLIAADTGMRCEPDAQRGVRVSHMDAHNAQDADFKGKDAAREAIVLASKVAAHPDVLAEVCVSDDPAYTTGYVCIDGTYHRLPHIKEPGSDEGARAFIIKPGADVEALIDYLENRAVLVDFEAEQ encoded by the coding sequence ATGACTTATTTCTCAGTGCGAATGCGGTCTGATTCCGCAGGCCAGCACATTTCGGGAGCAGAGCGAATCGTCAGGGAACACGAGGTTCCAGCAGTCTGTGCGGCGCTATCCGAGCGTGCTTTGGCACACCCGAAGGGAATGGCGGAAAATACCTTCATCACCGTGGAGGCTTTGGCCGAGTCCGATATTCTGCACGTCCCTTCCGTAGGAGTAAAAGAAGAAGCGGTACAATCGCCCTCGCAGGCTAGGGAAGTCATCGAGGAACTATTGCGCCCCATGACCGCTCATTCCCAGGTAGTCATTGAAGAGACGTTTACCGCCAGGAATATGCGCGGTGCGATGCTCATTGCGGCCGATACGGGCATGCGCTGTGAACCAGACGCACAGCGCGGCGTCCGCGTGAGCCACATGGACGCGCACAACGCTCAAGACGCGGATTTTAAAGGCAAGGATGCGGCCCGTGAAGCCATCGTTTTGGCGAGCAAGGTTGCCGCGCATCCCGACGTTCTAGCAGAAGTCTGTGTGTCGGATGACCCGGCCTATACCACCGGTTACGTCTGCATAGATGGCACGTACCACCGCCTTCCGCACATTAAAGAACCTGGATCGGACGAGGGGGCGAGGGCGTTCATCATCAAACCAGGGGCCGATGTTGAAGCGTTGATAGATTATCTGGAAAACCGCGCCGTGCTCGTGGATTTTGAGGCAGAACAGTGA
- a CDS encoding aminotransferase class I/II-fold pyridoxal phosphate-dependent enzyme produces MNESLEKAASARLDKWREDGLWRSPSVFGSGQVPESSLRTATGKTVQDAVLFSSSNYLGLAEHPEIKSAVKDSVDHYGAGSGGSRLTTGTSELHVAVEAAAARLTGYPDSVFFATGYQANLSTLQALASPELTIISDARNHASIIDGCRLAKASGASVVVTPHRDTRAVEDALATRATKFALIVTDGLFSMDGVLAPLPELSRLARDYGAWLMVDDAHSFGAVGDRGLGLPEYFGVQPDIQLITASKALGAEGGLVATSKPVAQLLRQQARSFVFSTSPTPATSAAVLAALKLIESDPSLVNQLQGNIAYWHNARGTTPQQGPIIPVHVGDEAAAMDASAALLDRGFIVPAIRWPTVARGAAILRVTLMATHTRAQIDALCTELEQLGL; encoded by the coding sequence GTGAACGAGAGTCTAGAGAAAGCCGCATCTGCGCGCCTGGATAAGTGGCGAGAAGACGGCCTGTGGCGCAGCCCTTCGGTCTTTGGAAGTGGGCAAGTGCCGGAAAGCTCCTTGCGGACGGCCACCGGGAAGACAGTCCAAGACGCGGTGCTTTTTAGCTCGTCGAATTACCTGGGCCTGGCGGAGCATCCGGAGATTAAAAGCGCCGTAAAGGATAGCGTTGATCACTACGGCGCAGGTTCAGGCGGCTCGCGACTGACCACCGGTACGTCTGAATTACACGTTGCGGTAGAAGCCGCTGCGGCCCGCCTGACTGGTTATCCAGACTCGGTATTTTTTGCCACTGGATACCAAGCCAATCTATCGACGTTGCAGGCGTTGGCCTCGCCCGAGCTCACCATTATTTCCGATGCGCGCAACCACGCCAGCATTATCGATGGCTGCCGGCTTGCAAAGGCGAGTGGCGCCTCAGTCGTCGTTACTCCACACCGTGATACCCGCGCTGTAGAAGATGCCTTGGCTACCAGGGCCACCAAGTTTGCCTTGATTGTTACCGATGGCCTCTTTTCCATGGACGGGGTGCTCGCGCCCTTGCCTGAGCTATCGCGATTGGCGCGTGATTACGGCGCCTGGCTTATGGTCGATGATGCTCACTCGTTTGGCGCCGTCGGCGACCGCGGCCTTGGCTTGCCAGAATATTTCGGCGTTCAGCCTGATATCCAACTTATTACCGCTAGCAAGGCGCTTGGTGCTGAAGGCGGGCTCGTTGCAACGAGTAAGCCGGTGGCGCAGCTCTTGCGGCAACAAGCCCGGTCCTTTGTATTTTCTACCTCGCCCACGCCAGCCACCTCTGCCGCCGTGCTCGCGGCGTTAAAGCTCATTGAGTCTGATCCCAGTCTGGTTAACCAACTGCAAGGCAATATTGCTTATTGGCACAACGCGCGAGGGACTACGCCACAGCAAGGGCCGATTATCCCCGTGCATGTGGGCGATGAGGCCGCCGCGATGGACGCTAGCGCTGCACTGCTTGACCGTGGATTTATAGTCCCGGCAATCCGGTGGCCAACTGTTGCACGTGGCGCTGCGATTCTCCGCGTCACCCTCATGGCAACCCATACGCGCGCACAAATCGATGCTCTCTGCACAGAACTTGAACAGTTGGGTTTATAA
- a CDS encoding DUF3800 domain-containing protein, translated as MTKRIYLYADETGNLDYEGSPNPQGGGASTYFGFGTATFTTNNHGDDLLGGLHLRAQMANKDVKLTKGFHACDDSNKTRSEMFAEIQKQAPRFDTTFLYKANAYRSVKDAGPMRLYKMAWFLHLKEIAARVAQPEDELFVIVAEFGTKRVRNTAYQAVKDVCEQINRDITLCVWTAPSSWGLQVADYGLWAVQRHLEGKKCSWFDPCIEPNLASLFTPWGQP; from the coding sequence TTGACTAAACGCATCTACCTCTACGCAGACGAAACAGGAAACCTCGACTACGAAGGCTCCCCAAACCCACAAGGTGGTGGCGCGTCAACTTACTTCGGTTTCGGCACAGCCACATTCACAACAAACAACCACGGCGACGACCTACTAGGAGGCCTCCACCTAAGAGCACAAATGGCCAACAAGGATGTCAAACTCACCAAAGGATTCCACGCCTGCGACGACTCAAACAAAACAAGAAGCGAAATGTTTGCCGAAATCCAAAAACAGGCCCCTAGGTTCGACACAACTTTCCTCTACAAAGCCAACGCATACCGCAGCGTCAAAGACGCAGGGCCAATGCGCCTCTACAAAATGGCCTGGTTCCTGCATCTAAAAGAGATAGCAGCAAGAGTTGCCCAACCCGAAGATGAACTGTTTGTAATCGTTGCAGAGTTCGGCACAAAACGAGTCAGGAATACTGCATATCAAGCAGTTAAAGATGTGTGCGAGCAAATAAATAGGGACATCACACTCTGCGTGTGGACTGCTCCATCGTCTTGGGGCCTACAGGTCGCCGATTATGGACTATGGGCCGTGCAAAGGCATTTGGAGGGAAAGAAATGTAGCTGGTTTGACCCCTGCATTGAACCTAACTTGGCAAGCCTATTCACCCCTTGGGGCCAGCCATAG
- a CDS encoding DUF3322 domain-containing protein: MRMPSDLHTHAEKYLRNHFAEALAAPDSLSIDWPLHPPTAATAARDVPATQEFIRAWQRWPHQEEIHYEQRNWSRTGLGTNSVPTRAVLTGAPRIAAATGLSGEYSRAQQRARDIAAFFPDSPAFTDTVHRTYPQWKDLTAYDLRCLKPCLTWLRAHPNSGEWERAVPVEGVDGKWIGTHRRLLLALLSPFGITDLGLRRTDARLRLRYLNHAPALSDIEVPLSQAAQLFPTAPPRVLIVENKQTFLALPLLSDAAPPTIAILGAGNAARQLHALDWLHDVEITYWGDLDAAGFSILNGVRAHFPHTESLLMDTATVTAFRHLAVPDPGDGSAMLSHLTTEEQRASRLLFTEGKLRIEQERIPFAHATDAIQSTFQR; this comes from the coding sequence ATGCGGATGCCTAGTGACCTGCACACGCATGCAGAAAAATACCTGCGCAACCACTTTGCGGAGGCACTGGCCGCCCCGGATTCGTTGAGCATCGACTGGCCGCTGCACCCGCCTACGGCCGCCACCGCCGCGCGCGATGTCCCCGCGACCCAGGAGTTCATCCGCGCCTGGCAGCGCTGGCCGCACCAAGAAGAGATCCACTACGAACAGCGCAATTGGTCCCGCACGGGCCTAGGCACCAATTCCGTGCCTACCCGCGCGGTACTTACCGGTGCTCCCCGCATCGCCGCGGCCACAGGCCTCAGCGGCGAATACTCCCGCGCGCAACAGCGCGCACGCGACATCGCCGCGTTCTTCCCCGACTCCCCTGCATTCACCGACACCGTGCACCGCACCTATCCCCAGTGGAAGGACTTAACTGCATACGATCTGCGCTGCTTAAAGCCATGCTTGACCTGGCTGCGCGCCCATCCGAATTCCGGCGAGTGGGAGCGCGCCGTACCGGTCGAAGGCGTGGATGGCAAGTGGATAGGCACCCACCGCCGCCTGCTGCTCGCGCTGCTTTCGCCCTTCGGCATCACGGATTTGGGGCTGCGCCGCACCGATGCCCGCCTGCGCCTGCGCTACCTCAACCACGCCCCCGCGTTGTCCGATATCGAGGTTCCCCTTTCCCAGGCTGCACAACTCTTTCCCACCGCTCCCCCGCGCGTTCTCATCGTAGAAAACAAGCAGACCTTCCTAGCCCTGCCCCTGCTTTCCGATGCCGCCCCACCCACCATCGCCATCCTCGGCGCCGGCAATGCCGCCCGTCAGCTCCACGCCCTCGACTGGCTCCACGATGTCGAAATCACCTACTGGGGCGATCTTGATGCCGCCGGCTTCAGCATCCTCAACGGCGTGCGCGCCCACTTTCCCCACACGGAGTCTCTCCTCATGGATACCGCCACCGTCACCGCGTTCCGCCACCTCGCGGTCCCCGATCCTGGTGATGGCTCCGCCATGCTTAGCCACCTCACCACCGAAGAGCAGCGCGCCTCCCGCCTCCTCTTTACCGAGGGCAAGCTGCGAATTGAACAAGAACGGATTCCATTCGCGCATGCCACTGACGCGATTCAATCTACGTTTCAACGCTAG